From Haloarcula hispanica ATCC 33960, the proteins below share one genomic window:
- a CDS encoding metal-dependent transcriptional regulator: MLSAKMEDYLKAIYRLERDGDPPIAPSTIAEMLDVTAPTVTSMVEKLADRGLVEREKYKGVRTTPEGETVALEIIRHHRLLETFLTEQLGYDWAEVHEEAEVLEHHISEEFERRVAAVLDEPEFDPHGDPIPSDSLDPIDDESATALSEHSEGGRLEVARVRDRDPDELTYLSDAGITPGTVLTIEEVAPIGMVTVQLESGSSVSLPDHIADAIQVRAPDTQGEDGVSQA, translated from the coding sequence ATGTTGAGTGCCAAGATGGAGGATTATCTGAAGGCCATCTATCGCCTCGAGCGGGACGGCGACCCGCCGATTGCTCCGTCTACTATCGCCGAGATGCTGGACGTTACGGCACCGACGGTCACCAGTATGGTCGAGAAACTGGCCGACCGCGGGCTGGTCGAGCGCGAGAAGTACAAGGGCGTGCGGACGACGCCGGAAGGCGAAACGGTGGCGCTGGAGATTATCCGCCACCACCGCCTGCTCGAGACGTTTCTCACCGAGCAGTTGGGCTACGACTGGGCCGAAGTCCACGAGGAAGCGGAGGTGCTCGAACACCACATCAGCGAGGAGTTCGAGCGCCGGGTCGCGGCGGTCCTCGACGAGCCGGAGTTCGACCCCCACGGGGACCCGATTCCCAGCGACTCGCTGGACCCCATCGACGACGAGTCCGCGACGGCGCTGTCAGAACACAGTGAAGGGGGACGACTCGAAGTCGCACGGGTCCGGGACCGAGACCCCGACGAACTCACGTATCTCTCCGACGCCGGCATCACGCCGGGGACCGTGCTGACTATCGAGGAGGTTGCCCCCATCGGGATGGTGACGGTCCAGCTAGAGAGCGGGTCGTCGGTGTCGCTCCCGGACCACATCGCCGATGCGATTCAGGTCCGCGCACCGGATACGCAGGGCGAAGACGGAGTGAGCCAGGCGTGA
- a CDS encoding HAD-IIA family hydrolase translates to MTVEGVIVDLDGTVYHGETLLPGAASAIDVLRERGLGICFFSNNPIHDGSEYVERLRGMGVDAREGEACSSGVVTREYLNGSHAEDNVFVIGSDQLRGLVEGTNARLVEDPAETDVLLASWTDGFHYHDMVDALRAIDEETVFLGTDPDRTFPGEDGDPVPGSGAIINAVAGVIERDPDRILGKPSEIAVQAALERLDCAPADCLIVGDRLETDIAMGERNGMTTVLVRTGVSNERSLERSAVTPDYVIDSLADIEQVLTSLDR, encoded by the coding sequence ATGACAGTCGAGGGGGTCATCGTCGACCTGGACGGAACGGTGTACCACGGAGAAACGTTGTTGCCGGGCGCGGCGTCGGCAATCGACGTGCTCAGGGAGCGAGGCCTGGGAATCTGCTTTTTTTCGAACAATCCGATCCACGACGGGAGCGAGTACGTCGAGCGCTTGCGTGGGATGGGCGTCGATGCCCGCGAGGGTGAGGCCTGTTCCTCCGGCGTCGTCACCCGCGAGTACCTCAACGGGTCCCACGCGGAGGACAACGTGTTCGTCATCGGGAGCGACCAACTCCGCGGTCTGGTCGAAGGGACGAACGCACGCTTAGTCGAGGACCCCGCCGAGACCGACGTGTTACTGGCCTCCTGGACGGACGGCTTCCACTACCACGATATGGTCGACGCGCTCCGGGCCATCGACGAGGAAACCGTCTTCCTCGGGACTGACCCGGACCGGACGTTCCCCGGCGAGGACGGCGACCCGGTCCCCGGTTCCGGGGCGATAATCAATGCCGTTGCCGGCGTCATCGAGCGGGATCCGGACCGGATACTCGGGAAGCCGTCAGAGATTGCTGTTCAGGCGGCGCTAGAACGGCTGGACTGTGCGCCGGCGGATTGTCTCATCGTCGGTGACCGGCTGGAGACGGACATCGCGATGGGCGAGCGGAACGGGATGACGACTGTGCTCGTCCGGACCGGCGTATCCAACGAGCGGTCGCTGGAACGGAGCGCCGTGACGCCCGACTACGTCATCGATTCACTGGCGGATATCGAGCAGGTGCTTACATCGCTCGACAGGTGA
- a CDS encoding MTH865 family protein — MVDKEDLRSQFVDAFQEADYPISSPMDLVPALPGGPSTKFESGDFSMTAMELNTKLNGEFPYDNVDAFVDDVMASLEDQDLI, encoded by the coding sequence ATGGTTGACAAAGAAGACCTCCGCTCACAGTTCGTTGACGCGTTCCAGGAAGCAGACTACCCGATCTCCAGTCCGATGGACCTCGTTCCGGCACTCCCGGGCGGCCCGTCGACGAAGTTCGAGTCCGGCGACTTCTCGATGACAGCGATGGAACTGAACACGAAGCTCAACGGGGAGTTCCCATACGACAACGTCGACGCGTTCGTCGACGACGTCATGGCCTCGCTCGAAGATCAGGACCTCATCTGA
- a CDS encoding winged helix-turn-helix transcriptional regulator, translating to MPGLDDTDHEILRLLLEDARRPYSDIAERVDLSAPAVSDRVDRLVEMGLIQGFTVDVDRSLLQAGVPVLIEVDAKPGRAADIAAAVSDADTVERVYRTAGGRVVLAATVSQSDASELLAEHVDLGDVDRYEVRMIADSEWTVGLGTAEFAPDCAECGNSVDEEGEQRTLDGERYYFCCGSCAERFVDQYESLKDRV from the coding sequence ATGCCCGGACTCGACGATACTGACCACGAAATCCTCCGGTTGCTGCTCGAAGACGCGAGGCGACCATACAGCGACATCGCCGAACGAGTTGACCTCTCGGCCCCTGCAGTCTCCGACCGCGTCGACCGGCTCGTCGAAATGGGACTGATACAGGGGTTTACCGTCGATGTCGACCGCTCACTGTTACAGGCCGGCGTGCCGGTCCTGATCGAAGTAGACGCGAAGCCGGGTCGGGCCGCCGACATCGCTGCGGCGGTCAGCGACGCTGACACCGTCGAGCGTGTCTATCGGACCGCCGGCGGCCGGGTGGTGCTGGCGGCAACCGTCTCCCAGTCTGACGCAAGCGAACTCCTCGCCGAACACGTCGACCTCGGGGACGTGGACCGCTACGAGGTGCGGATGATCGCAGACAGCGAGTGGACCGTCGGACTGGGTACGGCAGAGTTCGCGCCCGACTGCGCGGAGTGTGGCAACTCCGTCGACGAGGAAGGCGAACAGCGCACGCTCGACGGGGAGCGGTACTACTTCTGCTGTGGGTCCTGTGCGGAACGGTTCGTCGACCAGTACGAGTCGCTGAAAGACAGGGTCTGA
- a CDS encoding response regulator, producing MTSESNIRTLVVDDSDFFAEMTADTLTQQHGIESVAANSATEALERLDGGGFDCVVSDYEMPEMDGLELLEEIRETNPSIPFILLTGRGDEETASAAIAAGVADYLLKLEVVEDKQYGRLANRIENVVSQERTRKKFESLVSDSPDGIVHLTTDGTLLSVNPSMARRLGADPDALIGQQLSEVMDSEAASQRLEAGKSAVENGTATRSEDAVGGRHYHNQYIPVDSHRKADTFQLVSRDITERVERQRELERQNERLEEFASVVSHDLRNPLNVAQGAVDLLGEPADSEEAELIAKIDRSLDRMGCIIEDVLTLARQGQTVSDPKETELSTLASTAWTWIEAEQASMSVESSTELAADSGRVQDLLANLFRNAIEHNDGDVEIEVGLLESNDGFYIADNGEGVEDDADDVFEMGYSSTEDGTGFGLAIVEQVAEAHGWEVSLTDSDSGGARFEVTDVELHD from the coding sequence ATGACATCTGAAAGTAATATACGAACGCTTGTTGTTGACGACAGCGATTTTTTCGCGGAGATGACCGCTGATACGCTCACGCAACAACACGGCATCGAGTCCGTTGCTGCAAACAGCGCTACGGAAGCGCTGGAGCGACTCGACGGGGGTGGGTTCGACTGCGTCGTCAGTGACTACGAAATGCCGGAAATGGACGGGCTGGAGCTTCTCGAAGAGATCAGGGAGACAAACCCCTCTATCCCGTTCATTCTGCTGACTGGGCGGGGAGACGAAGAGACGGCGAGTGCGGCGATTGCGGCGGGCGTCGCCGACTACCTCCTGAAACTCGAAGTCGTCGAAGACAAACAGTACGGTCGGCTTGCAAACCGGATCGAGAACGTCGTTTCACAGGAGCGAACGCGCAAGAAGTTCGAATCGCTCGTATCGGATTCGCCGGATGGTATCGTCCACCTGACGACTGACGGGACCCTCCTCTCAGTGAATCCCTCGATGGCACGCAGACTGGGTGCCGACCCCGATGCGCTCATCGGACAACAACTGAGCGAAGTGATGGACAGCGAGGCGGCCAGCCAGCGTCTCGAAGCCGGGAAAAGCGCGGTCGAGAACGGTACTGCGACACGGTCCGAGGACGCCGTCGGGGGGCGGCATTACCACAACCAGTATATCCCCGTCGACAGTCACCGCAAAGCCGATACCTTCCAGTTGGTCTCACGCGACATCACTGAACGCGTCGAACGCCAGCGCGAACTGGAGCGCCAGAACGAGCGGTTAGAGGAGTTCGCCAGCGTCGTCAGTCACGACCTCCGGAACCCGCTGAACGTCGCGCAGGGCGCGGTCGATTTGCTCGGGGAGCCTGCCGACAGCGAAGAGGCCGAACTGATCGCCAAGATCGACCGGTCGCTGGACCGGATGGGCTGTATCATCGAGGACGTACTCACACTGGCACGGCAAGGCCAGACTGTCAGTGATCCGAAGGAGACGGAGCTATCCACGCTGGCGTCGACTGCGTGGACCTGGATCGAGGCGGAACAGGCCTCCATGTCGGTCGAGTCGAGCACGGAACTCGCCGCCGACAGCGGGCGCGTGCAGGACCTGCTGGCGAACCTGTTTCGAAACGCCATCGAACACAACGATGGTGACGTCGAAATCGAGGTCGGACTGCTGGAATCCAACGACGGGTTCTACATCGCGGACAACGGCGAGGGTGTCGAGGACGACGCAGACGACGTGTTCGAGATGGGCTACTCATCGACGGAGGACGGAACCGGGTTCGGCCTGGCTATCGTCGAACAGGTCGCCGAGGCCCACGGCTGGGAAGTGTCACTGACTGATAGCGACAGCGGCGGGGCGCGCTTCGAAGTGACAGACGTCGAACTGCACGACTGA
- a CDS encoding YqjF family protein, producing the protein MDLLTMTWRDVGFMHWPVEPDIVQSTLPDGLTVDTYDGQAWLSVVPFQMADIRPRGSPIGRSFGELNLRTYVVADGTPGVYFYNLDADDRLSVTLARRLFQLSYYRASMQVRTDGDSVEFRSRRTSSRAPPADFHATYEPTEPPSTPELGSVESFLVERYRFYAASDDGTVYYADIDHEPWPLQAGRADIRTNGLFAASGFDRPDGEPLVHYCAEIPVTAGRLHRLDGVSQYTD; encoded by the coding sequence ATGGACCTGCTGACGATGACGTGGCGGGACGTGGGGTTCATGCACTGGCCGGTCGAGCCCGACATCGTCCAGTCGACGCTGCCGGACGGGCTCACTGTCGACACGTACGACGGACAGGCGTGGCTCAGCGTGGTCCCGTTCCAGATGGCGGACATCAGGCCGCGAGGCAGTCCGATCGGGCGGTCCTTCGGCGAGCTAAATCTCCGGACCTACGTGGTCGCCGACGGAACGCCGGGGGTGTACTTCTACAACCTCGACGCCGACGACCGCCTCAGCGTCACGCTGGCCCGGCGGCTGTTCCAGTTGTCCTACTACCGGGCATCGATGCAGGTCCGGACCGACGGCGACAGCGTCGAGTTCCGGAGCCGTCGGACCAGTTCGCGCGCACCGCCGGCGGATTTCCACGCCACCTACGAGCCGACTGAGCCGCCGTCGACACCCGAACTGGGCTCGGTGGAGTCGTTCCTGGTGGAACGGTACCGCTTCTACGCCGCGAGCGACGACGGGACAGTGTACTACGCCGACATCGACCACGAGCCGTGGCCGCTCCAAGCGGGGCGAGCCGACATTCGGACGAACGGCCTGTTCGCCGCGTCGGGGTTCGACAGGCCCGACGGCGAGCCGCTCGTCCACTACTGCGCCGAGATTCCGGTGACTGCGGGGCGACTCCACCGGCTCGACGGGGTCTCCCAGTACACTGATTAG
- a CDS encoding TMEM165/GDT1 family protein: MSDATWLTVVAIAAGAQLAVLPGEKVQFIIAGLSTRFNPLLVVSAAGTAFAGWTALEIWFGSAITSLLPGIVLESLTAGMFLLFAILLLRSAPAAGAEQQEPASGFTTDGGQLDVRVPVVDWQVPNRLGGFLPIFAMMAFGEFGDKTQLITITLAAQYSAHPSAIWAGEMLAIIPVSLANALFFHRFAHRFNLRKAHFVGAGLFLFFAADFALSVTMGFSLWETMVSSIAAQMGV, from the coding sequence GTGAGCGACGCGACGTGGCTGACAGTGGTCGCGATAGCGGCCGGTGCGCAGTTGGCGGTTCTCCCCGGCGAGAAAGTCCAGTTCATCATCGCCGGCCTGTCGACGCGGTTCAACCCCCTCCTCGTCGTCAGCGCGGCGGGGACGGCCTTCGCCGGCTGGACGGCACTGGAGATCTGGTTCGGTTCCGCGATCACGTCGCTATTGCCCGGCATCGTCCTCGAAAGCCTCACCGCGGGGATGTTCCTGCTATTCGCGATACTACTGCTCCGCAGTGCCCCGGCGGCCGGCGCGGAGCAACAGGAACCCGCGTCCGGCTTCACCACTGACGGCGGACAGCTAGACGTTCGCGTTCCCGTCGTCGACTGGCAAGTGCCGAACAGACTCGGCGGCTTCCTGCCCATCTTCGCGATGATGGCCTTCGGCGAGTTCGGCGACAAGACCCAGCTCATTACGATCACGCTCGCCGCCCAGTACAGCGCCCACCCCAGCGCCATCTGGGCCGGTGAGATGCTCGCCATCATTCCGGTGAGCCTCGCCAATGCGCTGTTTTTCCACCGGTTCGCCCATCGGTTCAACCTGCGGAAAGCTCACTTCGTCGGCGCAGGGCTGTTCCTGTTTTTCGCCGCAGACTTCGCCCTGAGCGTGACGATGGGGTTCTCGCTGTGGGAAACGATGGTCTCGTCCATCGCGGCGCAGATGGGTGTCTGA
- a CDS encoding DUF2071 domain-containing protein has translation MVALRPLQVTLDDVCFCHWPVPETAVQATVPDWLTVETADGDAWVSAVGATVDRVETFGIEVAGPSELLTVRTYVRGPTGQRGVCVLALFGDDRRTTTAVSELFRITVGDATPRTLSTADRRRVLDAGERRLFECRYTAGGEPVAIPPDSLASFLVDRQRYFTTGRFGTHLVGSVGHDPWRLDRVDATVTGSVLPLVDISDREAEPLVHHSPGLRVSIAPPVPP, from the coding sequence GTGGTCGCCCTCCGTCCGCTGCAGGTCACGCTCGACGACGTTTGCTTCTGTCACTGGCCGGTCCCCGAGACAGCGGTGCAGGCGACAGTCCCCGACTGGCTCACCGTCGAGACGGCTGACGGCGACGCCTGGGTGTCGGCCGTTGGGGCAACTGTCGACCGCGTCGAGACGTTCGGTATCGAGGTCGCCGGGCCGTCGGAGTTGCTCACGGTTCGGACCTACGTCCGCGGACCGACCGGTCAGCGCGGGGTCTGCGTGCTGGCGCTGTTCGGTGACGACAGGCGGACAACGACGGCGGTTTCGGAGCTGTTTCGCATCACAGTCGGTGACGCTACCCCGCGAACGCTCTCAACGGCCGACCGTCGCCGGGTCCTCGACGCCGGGGAGCGGCGACTGTTCGAGTGCCGGTACACGGCTGGCGGTGAGCCGGTGGCGATTCCACCGGACTCACTGGCCTCGTTCCTCGTCGACCGACAACGGTACTTCACAACCGGGCGCTTCGGGACGCATCTCGTTGGGAGCGTCGGCCACGACCCGTGGCGACTCGACCGCGTTGACGCCACTGTGACCGGGTCAGTACTCCCACTGGTTGACATATCTGATCGTGAGGCAGAGCCGTTAGTCCATCACAGTCCTGGGCTTCGGGTTTCGATTGCCCCACCGGTACCGCCCTAG
- a CDS encoding macro domain-containing protein → MEFEVIQGDIAAQSADALVNAANTSLQMGSGVAGALKRAAGSGLNDEAVAKGPVDLGGVATTDAYDLDAEYVIHAAAMPPGGQSTAESIRTATRNALAEADALNCESLVLPALGCGIAGFDFEEGIRIICAVIDEYEPESLTDVRLIAYSDDDFEGMQRIAADVRD, encoded by the coding sequence ATGGAGTTCGAGGTGATCCAGGGCGACATCGCTGCACAGTCGGCGGACGCACTGGTCAACGCGGCGAACACGAGCCTGCAGATGGGCTCCGGCGTCGCGGGGGCGCTCAAGCGCGCGGCCGGGTCGGGGCTGAATGACGAGGCCGTCGCGAAGGGACCGGTCGACCTCGGCGGTGTCGCCACGACCGACGCCTACGACCTCGACGCCGAGTACGTCATTCACGCCGCCGCGATGCCGCCGGGCGGCCAGTCAACCGCCGAGAGCATCCGCACGGCGACCCGGAACGCACTGGCGGAAGCGGACGCACTGAACTGTGAGTCGCTCGTTCTCCCGGCGCTCGGCTGTGGTATCGCCGGGTTCGACTTCGAGGAAGGTATCCGAATTATCTGCGCCGTCATCGACGAGTACGAGCCCGAATCCCTGACAGACGTGCGACTCATCGCCTACTCCGACGACGACTTCGAAGGGATGCAACGAATCGCGGCTGACGTTCGCGACTAA
- a CDS encoding zinc ribbon domain-containing protein — MPSDTHSTDDRGCPKCGHTGTDVGSISTTGGGLSKMFDIQTNQFQVVTCTNCGYSELYRDTGSGGSDLADIFLG; from the coding sequence ATGCCCTCCGACACACATTCCACTGATGACCGCGGCTGTCCGAAGTGTGGTCACACCGGCACTGACGTGGGTAGCATCTCGACCACGGGCGGCGGCCTCTCGAAGATGTTCGATATTCAGACCAACCAGTTTCAGGTCGTCACGTGTACAAACTGCGGCTACTCGGAGCTGTACCGTGACACCGGGTCTGGCGGGAGCGACCTGGCAGACATCTTCCTCGGCTAA
- a CDS encoding metal ABC transporter ATP-binding protein yields the protein MRSQHRDDADEAPTESSESQPSVVELADVSFGYTSTPVVEDISVSIDAGEYVAVVGPNGSGKSTLMQLLLGLLEPDAGTAELFGVDATAFDDGARVGYVAQRAGTSREMPITVREVVKMGRFPHVGFGRLSAADWRIVDRAIDTVGMSAFADRRITQLSGGQRQRAFIARALAGEADLLVLDEPTVGVDTESVDAFYGLLESLHDDGITVLLIEHDLQAVTEHAERVICLNGEIYFDGPSAEFTDSAALARAFGTGAQSLTGGNG from the coding sequence ATGCGTTCACAACACAGAGACGATGCCGACGAAGCGCCGACCGAATCGAGCGAGAGCCAGCCATCTGTCGTCGAACTCGCGGACGTGTCGTTCGGGTACACGTCCACGCCCGTCGTCGAAGACATCAGTGTCAGTATCGACGCCGGGGAGTACGTCGCCGTGGTCGGCCCGAACGGCTCCGGCAAGTCGACGCTCATGCAGTTGCTGCTCGGCCTGCTGGAGCCCGATGCCGGGACTGCAGAGCTGTTCGGCGTCGACGCAACGGCGTTCGACGACGGCGCCAGAGTCGGCTACGTCGCACAGCGTGCTGGGACGAGCCGGGAAATGCCGATAACGGTCCGCGAAGTGGTGAAGATGGGCCGGTTCCCACACGTCGGGTTCGGCCGTCTCTCCGCGGCCGATTGGCGTATCGTCGACAGAGCCATCGACACAGTCGGGATGTCGGCGTTCGCCGACCGGCGAATCACCCAGCTCTCCGGCGGGCAGCGCCAGCGGGCGTTCATCGCCCGGGCACTCGCTGGTGAGGCCGACCTGCTCGTGCTGGACGAACCGACCGTCGGCGTGGACACCGAATCGGTCGACGCCTTCTACGGACTGCTCGAATCGCTCCACGACGACGGCATCACCGTCCTGCTCATCGAACACGACCTGCAGGCCGTCACCGAACACGCGGAGCGCGTCATCTGCCTGAACGGTGAAATCTACTTCGACGGTCCGTCGGCGGAATTCACCGACAGCGCGGCGCTGGCCAGAGCCTTCGGGACGGGTGCACAGTCGCTGACTGGAGGCAACGGATGA
- a CDS encoding metal ABC transporter permease: MTLALAAGGVYEAFVPILELWYWLLTQLYHLTGLELINPEYTFMYRAILVGLCVGVIAPLIGTFLVHRQLALIGDALAHTAFAGVAVGLFLNGVFELGVSPYLTAVVVAVIAALLIELISEATDAYNDVSMAIVLSTGFALGTVLISLNAGGLAVGINQYLFGNLSTVSAENAVIMLGLFSVIVGTVALTRNQLLYVTFDETAAAVAGLPVAWYNRIMVMLTALVVVGAMQIMGVILVAAMLVVPVAGATQVSRSFSESLLVSIVLAELAVLLGIGISYYAGATAGGVIVLVAVGIYVLSVLAGKVRQTGAPDETRELDSISHD; the protein is encoded by the coding sequence ATGACGCTCGCGCTGGCCGCCGGCGGCGTCTACGAGGCGTTCGTCCCGATCCTCGAACTGTGGTACTGGCTCCTGACACAGCTCTACCATCTGACTGGACTGGAACTCATCAACCCTGAGTACACATTCATGTACCGGGCGATACTCGTCGGGCTGTGCGTCGGCGTTATCGCGCCGCTCATCGGGACCTTCCTCGTCCACCGCCAACTCGCGCTCATCGGGGACGCACTCGCCCACACGGCCTTCGCCGGCGTCGCCGTCGGGCTGTTTCTCAACGGCGTCTTCGAGCTGGGCGTCTCGCCGTATCTGACCGCCGTCGTCGTGGCCGTCATCGCAGCGCTGCTCATCGAACTCATCTCCGAGGCGACCGACGCCTACAACGACGTGTCGATGGCAATTGTCCTCTCGACAGGATTCGCGCTGGGGACGGTCCTCATCAGCCTCAACGCCGGCGGACTGGCCGTCGGTATCAATCAGTACCTCTTTGGGAACCTTTCGACCGTCTCTGCCGAGAACGCGGTCATCATGCTCGGGCTGTTCAGCGTCATCGTTGGGACGGTCGCGCTCACCCGCAATCAGTTGCTGTACGTCACGTTCGACGAGACCGCCGCCGCCGTCGCCGGGCTCCCGGTCGCCTGGTACAACCGGATTATGGTGATGCTGACGGCGCTCGTCGTCGTCGGCGCGATGCAGATAATGGGCGTCATCCTCGTCGCGGCCATGCTGGTCGTCCCGGTCGCCGGCGCGACACAGGTGTCCCGGAGCTTCTCGGAATCACTGCTGGTCTCGATTGTACTGGCCGAACTGGCCGTCCTGCTCGGTATCGGTATCTCGTACTACGCCGGTGCGACAGCCGGCGGCGTCATCGTTCTCGTCGCCGTGGGGATCTACGTCCTCTCGGTCCTTGCCGGGAAAGTCCGACAGACGGGCGCTCCCGATGAAACGCGGGAACTCGACAGCATCAGTCACGACTGA
- a CDS encoding metal ABC transporter substrate-binding protein — protein sequence MATNQPCGDQPYSVTRRQVLSAGAGSLASGFAGCLTGGGTEAASNSSDSTSGADGPVAVASFFSFYDFARKIARGTPITVENLIPTGLHGHGWEPDAGITRDIIDADAFIHVGPDFQPWADRAIQTLKDDNVDTELINVREGIELESLAASLDRDEEGVGQNRARDPHFWLDPRRAKQSVDNITEGLVALAPDAEDTLRDNAETYNSEVLDRIDADYAEIFDRAERNVVQLAAHNAFQYIGSRYGVKMRPLVVNLAASGDVKPSDITEAKSVIEDNDIRYIGAGVFETRKPAKQLIAETPVKAYYPVTPYAGVRKEWVENDWGYEEIAYRINMPTFEVVLGNKEPEDAGPDGWSETWRNFE from the coding sequence ATGGCAACTAACCAACCCTGTGGCGACCAGCCGTATAGCGTCACCCGCAGGCAGGTACTCAGTGCCGGCGCGGGGAGCCTCGCGTCCGGCTTTGCCGGCTGTCTGACCGGTGGCGGGACGGAAGCGGCATCGAACAGCAGCGACAGCACCAGTGGCGCGGACGGACCGGTCGCGGTGGCGTCTTTCTTCAGTTTCTACGACTTTGCCCGTAAGATCGCACGCGGGACGCCGATAACGGTCGAGAACCTCATTCCGACCGGACTGCACGGCCACGGCTGGGAACCGGACGCCGGCATCACGCGAGATATCATCGACGCGGACGCGTTCATCCACGTCGGCCCGGACTTCCAGCCGTGGGCGGACCGCGCGATTCAGACACTCAAAGACGACAACGTCGATACCGAACTCATCAACGTCCGCGAGGGCATCGAACTCGAATCGCTCGCGGCGAGTCTCGACCGCGACGAAGAGGGCGTCGGACAGAATAGAGCCAGAGACCCCCATTTCTGGCTCGACCCGCGGCGCGCGAAACAGTCGGTCGACAACATCACCGAGGGGCTGGTCGCGCTCGCCCCGGACGCCGAAGACACGCTCCGGGACAACGCCGAGACGTACAACTCTGAGGTCCTCGACCGCATCGACGCGGATTACGCCGAGATTTTCGACCGCGCCGAGAGGAACGTGGTCCAGCTCGCGGCACACAACGCCTTCCAGTACATCGGCTCGCGCTACGGCGTCAAGATGCGCCCGCTCGTGGTCAACCTCGCGGCCAGCGGTGACGTGAAGCCCTCGGACATCACCGAGGCGAAATCGGTCATCGAGGACAACGACATCCGGTACATCGGGGCCGGCGTCTTCGAGACGCGCAAGCCCGCAAAACAGCTCATCGCCGAGACACCGGTCAAAGCCTACTACCCGGTGACACCGTATGCTGGCGTCCGCAAGGAGTGGGTCGAAAACGACTGGGGATACGAGGAAATCGCCTATCGGATAAATATGCCGACGTTCGAGGTCGTTCTGGGTAACAAGGAACCTGAAGACGCTGGTCCCGACGGCTGGAGCGAGACCTGGCGGAACTTCGAATGA
- a CDS encoding DJ-1/PfpI family protein has protein sequence MGKDILMIVGDFGEDYEIMVPFQALQMVGHEVDAVCPDKAAEETIKTAIHDFRGDQTYMESRGHDFVLNATMADVTPSDYDALCVPGGRAPEYLRTYDEVLDAVQHFFEEDKPVAALCHGPQILAAADVLDGYEMTSYPACRAECEAAGCSWVDEVVTDGNLVTGQAWPDHPEWLAQFMTLLGDDVSHGEPIPADD, from the coding sequence ATGGGCAAAGACATCCTCATGATCGTCGGCGATTTCGGTGAAGACTACGAGATAATGGTGCCGTTCCAGGCGCTGCAGATGGTCGGCCACGAGGTCGACGCGGTGTGTCCCGACAAAGCGGCCGAAGAGACGATCAAGACAGCGATACACGACTTCCGCGGCGACCAGACCTATATGGAGTCCCGCGGCCACGACTTCGTCCTGAACGCGACGATGGCCGACGTGACCCCCAGCGACTACGACGCGCTGTGCGTCCCCGGCGGTCGCGCCCCCGAGTATCTCCGGACCTACGACGAGGTGCTGGACGCGGTACAGCACTTCTTCGAGGAGGACAAACCCGTCGCGGCGCTGTGTCACGGCCCGCAGATCCTCGCTGCCGCCGACGTACTGGACGGCTACGAGATGACGTCGTACCCGGCCTGTCGCGCCGAATGCGAGGCCGCCGGCTGTTCGTGGGTCGACGAGGTGGTCACCGACGGCAACCTCGTCACCGGCCAGGCCTGGCCCGACCATCCCGAGTGGCTCGCGCAGTTCATGACGCTCCTTGGCGACGACGTGTCCCACGGCGAGCCGATTCCCGCTGACGACTGA